Proteins co-encoded in one Acinetobacter lwoffii genomic window:
- the ubiE gene encoding bifunctional demethylmenaquinone methyltransferase/2-methoxy-6-polyprenyl-1,4-benzoquinol methylase UbiE yields the protein MSNENTTPTPTPESAQQTDKVSPFLTEPLPQGTPQGQQQSLEQRLTDTPVTGTVPKYNLPRGANTGNVGSTTHFGYQTVNSEEKAQKVAEVFHSVASKYDIMNDLMSFGIHRLWKRFAINMSGVRRGQHVLDIAGGTGDLAKVFSREVGPTGHVVLSDINESMLNVGRDRLIDAGCTNVDFVLANAETLEPFADNSFDLLTISFGLRNVTDKDAALAAMYRVLKPGGRLLVLEFSKPVFEPFSKLYDLYSFTALPIMGKIIANDAESYKYLAESIRMHPDQRTLKGMMENAGFQNCDYHNLTGGIVAVHRGFKL from the coding sequence ATGTCGAATGAAAATACAACGCCTACCCCTACCCCCGAGTCGGCACAACAGACAGACAAAGTGAGCCCATTCTTAACTGAACCCCTTCCACAAGGCACCCCGCAAGGTCAGCAACAATCTTTAGAACAACGTCTGACTGACACGCCTGTGACGGGTACTGTGCCTAAATACAATCTGCCACGCGGTGCCAATACAGGTAACGTCGGCTCAACCACGCACTTTGGCTATCAAACTGTCAACAGCGAAGAAAAAGCCCAGAAAGTCGCAGAAGTGTTCCACTCGGTGGCGAGCAAATACGACATCATGAATGATCTGATGTCTTTTGGTATTCATCGCCTGTGGAAGCGTTTCGCGATCAATATGTCAGGTGTACGCCGTGGCCAGCATGTGCTGGATATCGCGGGCGGCACCGGCGACTTGGCGAAAGTCTTTAGCCGCGAAGTGGGCCCGACGGGTCATGTGGTACTGTCTGATATTAACGAATCGATGCTGAATGTCGGTCGTGACCGTCTGATTGATGCGGGCTGTACCAATGTCGATTTCGTTCTGGCCAATGCCGAAACCTTAGAACCATTTGCAGACAACAGTTTCGATCTTTTAACGATTTCTTTCGGTCTGCGTAACGTGACCGATAAAGATGCGGCACTTGCTGCGATGTACCGTGTACTCAAGCCAGGTGGCCGTTTACTGGTTCTAGAATTTTCTAAACCGGTGTTTGAGCCATTCTCTAAACTATATGACCTGTATTCGTTCACAGCATTGCCAATCATGGGTAAAATCATTGCCAATGATGCAGAAAGCTATAAATACCTAGCTGAATCAATCCGTATGCATCCGGACCAGCGCACCCTGAAAGGCATGATGGAAAATGCCGGCTTCCAGAATTGTGACTATCACAACCTGACTGGCGGGATTGTTGCGGTTCACCGCGGTTTCAAACTTTAA
- a CDS encoding ABC1 kinase family protein, with translation MIPHVSRLLELWRIAAHYRLDTLFPAEELPEKSRHVLSLIRMHPAAWSSRERKNPLKLKLTLEEMGPLAIKLGQLLSTRRDLIPPEVLQQLVLLQDRVKPFDNDVAKMRIQESLKADVNTLFARFDTQPLAAASIAQVHTAALHDGREVVVKVTRPNIRQQILQDFEILEWLGQFLEKRLEAARALHLSEIIQDYRQIILNELDLTLEADNTRRMRHHFTGSSMMYVPEIYMDSKDVLVAERITGVPISDIATFDRLGMDRADLARKGLTIFFTQVFRDNFFHADMHPGNVFVETINPANPRFIALDCAIMGELSKHDQMTVARMLLAVMNSDFMQLIQVVHQAGWIPPGTDQDALAREMRRSVGPMVSKPMHELDFAGILIEVMDIARRFHLEIPPQLMLLLKTLVHVEGLGTDLYPELDIWSLAKPILTDWIKAQMNPQKNLKELGQKIPDLLLGAQDLPTLMIDSLNGLKNQSAWHAKQLNELQSMRLQMEHQQKRSWMFGSVMAILLAIAIISPWFVSVILIVLASVLAVWRIAK, from the coding sequence ATGATTCCGCATGTTTCACGTTTACTCGAACTTTGGCGCATCGCCGCGCACTATCGACTCGACACGTTGTTTCCTGCGGAAGAATTACCAGAAAAATCCCGGCATGTGCTATCCCTCATCCGGATGCATCCGGCCGCCTGGTCCAGTCGTGAACGTAAAAATCCACTCAAGCTGAAACTGACTTTAGAAGAAATGGGGCCGTTGGCGATCAAGCTCGGTCAACTGCTCTCGACCCGTCGTGACCTGATTCCACCTGAAGTTTTACAGCAACTGGTCTTGCTACAAGACCGGGTCAAGCCGTTTGATAATGACGTAGCCAAGATGCGCATTCAGGAATCCCTGAAAGCTGATGTAAATACCCTATTCGCGCGTTTCGATACCCAGCCACTGGCTGCAGCTTCGATTGCTCAGGTGCATACGGCTGCCTTGCATGATGGCCGTGAAGTGGTGGTTAAAGTCACCCGCCCGAATATTCGTCAGCAGATTTTGCAGGATTTTGAAATTCTGGAATGGCTCGGTCAATTTTTGGAAAAACGTCTGGAAGCAGCACGTGCCCTACATTTATCGGAAATCATTCAGGATTACCGCCAGATTATTCTGAATGAGCTGGATCTGACGCTGGAAGCAGACAATACCCGCCGTATGCGCCATCACTTTACCGGCTCGAGCATGATGTATGTGCCGGAAATTTACATGGACAGCAAAGACGTGCTGGTGGCCGAGCGCATTACCGGGGTACCAATTTCAGATATCGCGACCTTTGACCGGTTGGGCATGGATCGTGCCGATCTGGCGCGTAAAGGTCTAACCATCTTCTTTACTCAGGTCTTCCGCGATAACTTCTTCCATGCTGACATGCATCCGGGAAATGTCTTTGTAGAAACCATCAATCCAGCCAATCCGCGTTTTATTGCGCTGGACTGCGCGATTATGGGCGAGCTGTCCAAACACGACCAGATGACCGTAGCACGCATGCTACTGGCGGTCATGAACAGTGACTTTATGCAGCTGATTCAGGTGGTGCATCAGGCTGGCTGGATTCCACCGGGGACTGATCAGGATGCTTTGGCACGTGAAATGCGCCGCAGTGTGGGGCCGATGGTGTCCAAACCGATGCATGAATTGGACTTTGCCGGCATTCTGATTGAAGTGATGGATATCGCGCGTCGTTTCCATCTCGAAATTCCACCTCAATTGATGTTGCTGCTAAAAACTTTGGTGCATGTCGAAGGTTTGGGAACCGACCTGTATCCTGAACTGGATATCTGGAGTCTGGCCAAACCGATCCTGACCGACTGGATCAAGGCCCAGATGAATCCGCAAAAGAACCTGAAAGAACTGGGACAGAAAATTCCGGATCTGCTTTTAGGGGCACAGGATTTACCGACCCTGATGATCGACAGCTTAAACGGTTTAAAAAACCAGTCGGCCTGGCATGCCAAACAGCTCAATGAATTACAAAGCATGCGCCTGCAAATGGAACATCAACAGAAGCGTAGCTGGATGTTCGGCAGTGTCATGGCCATTCTGCTGGCGATTGCAATTATTTCACCGTGGTTTGTGTCGGTGATTCTGATTGTGCTAGCAAGTGTGCTTGCCGTCTGGCGGATTGCGAAATAA
- a CDS encoding ubiquinone biosynthesis accessory factor UbiJ yields the protein MWSILALGAVERVIHHIIDLDAITRIQLNALSGKMLRVVIASPQLSVDVFFDESKVRLEPTATGHTETPSVFEQRPFDASSATVTEATATLQVSNVVELLKLLLSDEVGNIPLQGDYKLLQEIQRIMQQAELDLAAHLSPWIGPTLAHEIGKLQLLPKQLKRTLQSQLFFAEDALKEDSGLFAPRWQMDDLNQDTRILNQNLDRVEAKIHQLQAQIDASNNSTQD from the coding sequence ATGTGGTCAATTCTGGCACTCGGTGCTGTTGAACGCGTGATTCATCATATCATTGATCTGGATGCCATTACCCGCATCCAGCTGAATGCTCTGTCCGGTAAGATGCTGCGGGTGGTGATCGCCTCGCCGCAGCTTTCGGTCGATGTTTTTTTTGATGAAAGCAAAGTTCGTCTGGAACCAACGGCAACCGGTCATACCGAAACACCTTCGGTCTTTGAACAACGTCCATTTGACGCAAGTTCCGCGACAGTCACCGAAGCAACTGCAACCTTGCAGGTCAGCAATGTGGTGGAATTACTCAAGCTGCTGCTTTCCGATGAAGTCGGCAATATTCCATTGCAAGGCGACTACAAGTTATTGCAGGAAATCCAGCGCATCATGCAACAGGCAGAATTAGATCTGGCGGCGCACTTAAGCCCCTGGATTGGCCCGACACTGGCGCATGAAATTGGTAAATTGCAACTGCTGCCCAAGCAGCTAAAACGCACCCTGCAAAGTCAATTATTTTTTGCCGAAGATGCCTTAAAAGAAGACAGCGGTCTGTTTGCCCCCCGCTGGCAAATGGATGACCTGAATCAGGACACCCGTATCCTGAATCAAAATTTAGATCGGGTTGAAGCAAAAATCCATCAGCTTCAGGCTCAAATTGATGCCTCAAACAATTCTACTCAAGACTAG
- a CDS encoding patatin-like phospholipase family protein has translation MVQILQKRAPALTIRAGHLARELILEQGLQPEQVDIVPGAAGGPKGIGIQGLDQAIFGEFFPRAPQRRTLVGSSIGSWRFASMAAHGAQQGTERLAELYTNLYFHKKMTRQDVSDICRGMLLDLVQGKENDLVNHPDYHLAVISIKAQHIFQSDKALPLLASVAGILGTTAVARRHSRHFMQRVISQPNIGEQFKIAEDGFTTHYHALTEQSVLSWLMASASIPGVMAAMRDIPDAPQGYYRDGGLIDYHIDLPFQSKGIVLYPHFTDSITPGWFDKLFKRTSNPENQARTLLLSPSQQYLQSLPLGRLPDRKDFNLKDLDQTQRIQLWKQCIAESQRLGDEFLELVEKQNFAEVMQAL, from the coding sequence ATGGTACAGATTTTACAGAAACGTGCGCCTGCGCTGACGATTCGTGCCGGCCATCTGGCACGTGAGCTGATTCTGGAACAAGGTTTGCAACCCGAACAGGTCGATATCGTGCCCGGTGCTGCAGGTGGCCCCAAAGGCATCGGTATTCAGGGACTGGATCAGGCGATTTTTGGTGAGTTTTTTCCACGTGCGCCTCAGCGTAGAACTTTGGTGGGTTCTTCGATTGGCAGCTGGCGCTTTGCCAGTATGGCTGCACATGGTGCTCAACAGGGAACCGAACGCTTAGCTGAACTCTATACCAATCTCTATTTTCATAAAAAAATGACCCGTCAAGATGTCAGCGACATCTGCCGTGGCATGCTGCTGGATCTGGTACAAGGCAAAGAAAACGATCTGGTCAATCATCCAGATTATCATCTCGCAGTCATTTCAATTAAAGCCCAGCATATTTTCCAGAGTGACAAGGCATTGCCGTTGCTGGCTTCTGTGGCTGGAATTCTTGGAACGACCGCAGTCGCGCGCCGGCACAGCCGTCATTTCATGCAACGTGTAATCAGCCAGCCCAATATCGGTGAACAGTTTAAAATCGCTGAAGATGGATTTACCACGCATTATCATGCACTAACCGAACAGAGTGTGTTGTCCTGGCTAATGGCATCGGCATCTATTCCGGGGGTCATGGCGGCAATGCGCGATATTCCGGATGCGCCGCAGGGTTATTATCGCGATGGTGGCCTGATTGATTATCACATTGACCTGCCCTTTCAGAGCAAAGGCATTGTGCTGTATCCACATTTTACCGATAGCATTACCCCCGGCTGGTTCGACAAGTTATTTAAACGTACCTCAAATCCAGAAAATCAGGCACGAACTTTGCTGCTTTCTCCATCGCAGCAATATCTGCAAAGTTTGCCTTTGGGTCGTTTGCCTGATCGTAAAGACTTTAACTTAAAAGATTTGGATCAAACCCAACGGATTCAGCTGTGGAAGCAATGTATTGCGGAAAGTCAGCGTCTGGGCGATGAATTTCTGGAACTGGTCGAGAAGCAGAATTTTGCTGAGGTGATGCAAGCCTTGTAA
- a CDS encoding Tex family protein, whose protein sequence is MTDLVQQLAKELAVRPNQVEAAIKLIDEGASVPFIARYRKEVTQGLDDTQLRQLDTRLSYLRDLYERREKVIESLKEQDKLSDDLLARVNAAETKNALEEIYAPYRPKRTSKSFKAKEAGLGPIAEKIFNEAVDPAEALVGFSHEDYPDTDSQLDAIQHILIDDWAQNIALTTELKATFAKTAVLKSLVASDEKKEVGKKFRDYFDFSENLNKVPSHRLLAMLRGRQENVLGLKVDGEDDAPLARIETEYNLETVQPQARQDFLKQTAKLFWLGKVRPTIEHSLLTEKRLAAETEAMNVFAENLRHLLLSAPAGARTTLGVDPGIRTGVKLAVVNESGDVLAHSTIYPFAPKDDKDGSLTELARLCREFNVDLIAIGNGTASRETEALVAEMMAANSDLKMTRVSVSEAGASVYSASELASQELPELDVSIRGAVSIARRLQDPLAELVKIDPKSIGVGQYQHDVNQTGLAKTLEAVVEDCVNSVGVDVNTASAAILGYIAGLNKSIAQQIVEFRKENGRFDNRQSLKKVPRLGERTFEQSAGFLRIQDGTEPLDASAVHPESYALVSKIVEAKATTVKDIIGNTEIIRQVNAEEFADEKFGLPTIQDVLAELEKPGRDPRPEFRTAKFRDDITEVAQLSEGMQLEGVVTNVTNFGAFVDVGVHQDGLVHISELANEFVADPHKVVKPGQIVKVRVLNVDAERNRVNLSMRPEGSEAPAKAPRQPRRDNEQRGERKPQGKRPQQARPQGDRPQGKKPQAAKPQEQKIGGLGALLLQAGIKGSK, encoded by the coding sequence ATGACTGACTTAGTTCAGCAGTTGGCAAAAGAACTTGCCGTACGTCCAAATCAAGTTGAGGCTGCCATCAAGCTTATTGATGAAGGTGCCAGTGTTCCTTTTATTGCACGTTACCGTAAAGAAGTAACGCAAGGCTTAGACGATACGCAACTACGTCAACTCGATACGCGTTTATCATACTTGCGTGATTTGTATGAGCGCCGTGAAAAGGTGATTGAATCACTCAAAGAACAAGATAAATTATCTGATGATTTATTGGCGCGTGTGAATGCGGCCGAAACCAAAAATGCATTAGAAGAAATTTACGCGCCGTACCGCCCAAAACGTACCAGTAAATCATTCAAGGCCAAAGAAGCCGGTTTAGGCCCGATTGCCGAAAAAATCTTTAATGAAGCCGTTGATCCAGCTGAAGCTTTGGTGGGTTTTAGCCATGAAGATTACCCAGATACTGATAGCCAGCTTGATGCGATCCAGCACATCCTGATTGATGACTGGGCGCAAAATATCGCGCTGACCACTGAACTTAAAGCGACATTTGCAAAAACTGCCGTGCTGAAAAGTTTAGTTGCCAGTGATGAGAAAAAAGAAGTCGGTAAAAAATTCCGTGATTATTTCGATTTCTCTGAAAACTTGAACAAAGTCCCTTCACATCGTTTATTGGCGATGCTACGTGGCCGTCAGGAAAACGTTTTAGGCCTGAAAGTGGATGGCGAAGACGATGCACCATTGGCGCGTATTGAAACTGAATACAATTTAGAAACTGTTCAGCCACAAGCGCGTCAGGATTTCCTGAAGCAAACTGCAAAACTATTCTGGCTCGGTAAAGTTCGTCCAACGATCGAACATTCATTGCTGACTGAAAAACGTCTGGCTGCTGAAACAGAAGCGATGAACGTCTTTGCTGAAAACCTGCGTCATTTACTGCTTTCTGCACCTGCAGGCGCACGTACCACTTTGGGCGTGGACCCGGGTATCCGTACCGGTGTGAAACTGGCGGTGGTGAACGAGTCTGGTGATGTACTGGCACATAGTACGATTTATCCATTTGCGCCAAAAGATGATAAAGATGGTTCATTAACTGAACTTGCACGTTTATGCCGCGAGTTCAATGTTGACCTGATCGCGATTGGTAATGGTACTGCAAGCCGTGAAACTGAAGCTTTAGTTGCTGAAATGATGGCTGCGAACAGTGATCTGAAAATGACACGTGTGTCTGTGTCTGAAGCAGGTGCATCTGTATATTCAGCATCTGAACTGGCTTCACAGGAACTTCCAGAGCTGGACGTGTCGATCCGTGGTGCAGTATCGATTGCACGCCGTTTGCAGGATCCATTGGCGGAACTGGTGAAAATCGATCCGAAATCGATTGGTGTGGGTCAGTATCAACATGACGTGAACCAGACCGGTCTGGCGAAAACCTTAGAAGCAGTAGTCGAAGACTGTGTGAACTCGGTGGGTGTGGATGTAAATACTGCATCAGCAGCGATTTTGGGTTATATCGCAGGTCTGAACAAATCGATCGCACAGCAAATTGTGGAATTCCGTAAGGAAAATGGTCGTTTTGACAATCGTCAGTCTTTGAAAAAAGTACCACGTTTAGGTGAGCGTACTTTTGAGCAGTCTGCGGGCTTCTTGCGTATTCAAGATGGTACAGAGCCACTAGATGCTTCTGCAGTTCACCCTGAGTCATATGCTTTGGTGAGCAAAATTGTTGAAGCAAAAGCAACGACTGTAAAAGATATCATTGGCAATACTGAAATCATTCGCCAAGTGAATGCTGAAGAATTTGCAGACGAGAAATTCGGTCTGCCGACAATTCAAGACGTATTGGCTGAACTGGAAAAACCGGGCCGTGACCCGCGTCCAGAGTTCCGCACTGCTAAATTCCGTGATGACATTACTGAAGTTGCGCAATTGTCTGAAGGCATGCAGCTGGAAGGTGTAGTGACAAATGTCACTAACTTCGGTGCATTTGTCGATGTGGGTGTGCATCAAGATGGTTTGGTACATATTTCTGAACTTGCCAATGAATTCGTCGCTGATCCGCATAAAGTGGTGAAACCGGGTCAAATCGTAAAAGTCCGTGTTTTGAATGTGGATGCTGAACGTAACCGTGTCAATCTGTCGATGCGTCCTGAAGGTTCTGAAGCTCCGGCGAAAGCACCACGTCAACCACGTCGTGACAATGAGCAACGCGGTGAACGTAAGCCTCAAGGCAAACGTCCACAGCAAGCACGTCCGCAAGGCGACCGTCCTCAGGGCAAGAAACCGCAAGCGGCTAAACCACAAGAGCAAAAAATTGGTGGTTTGGGTGCATTGCTATTGCAAGCAGGGATTAAAGGTTCTAAATAA
- the ompR gene encoding osmolarity response regulator transcription factor OmpR, which yields MSLVVPAEKADAVHTETDRVERILVVDDDVRLRTLLQRFLEDKGFVVKTAHDATQMDRLLQRELFSLIVLDFMLPVEDGLSICRRLRQSNIDTPIIMLTARGSDSDRIAGLEAGADDYLPKPFNPNELLARIRAVLRRQVREVPGAPSQQMEVVSFGPWSLDLSTRTLTREGQVVTLTTGEFAVLKALVQHPREPLTRDKLMNLARGREWGAMERSIDVQVSRLRRLVEENPARARYIQTVWGVGYVFVPDGAE from the coding sequence ATGAGTTTAGTTGTACCTGCTGAAAAAGCCGATGCCGTACATACCGAAACGGACCGGGTCGAACGGATCCTGGTGGTTGATGATGATGTTCGTCTGCGTACCTTATTACAGCGTTTTCTCGAAGATAAAGGCTTTGTGGTTAAAACTGCACATGATGCCACGCAGATGGATCGACTTTTACAGCGGGAACTGTTTTCTCTGATCGTGCTCGACTTTATGCTTCCGGTCGAAGATGGCTTGAGTATCTGTCGTCGTTTACGCCAATCCAATATCGATACGCCTATCATTATGCTCACCGCTCGTGGTAGCGACTCGGATCGTATTGCCGGTTTAGAAGCAGGTGCCGATGATTACTTGCCTAAACCGTTTAACCCGAATGAGCTGCTGGCACGTATTCGTGCGGTATTGCGCCGTCAGGTACGTGAAGTGCCCGGTGCACCAAGCCAACAGATGGAAGTGGTTTCTTTTGGCCCATGGTCGCTAGATCTCTCTACCCGCACTCTGACCCGTGAAGGCCAAGTGGTAACGCTCACTACTGGTGAGTTTGCGGTACTGAAAGCACTGGTTCAACATCCACGCGAACCATTAACCCGCGACAAGCTGATGAATCTGGCGCGTGGCCGTGAATGGGGTGCCATGGAACGTTCAATTGATGTTCAGGTGTCACGTTTACGCCGTCTGGTTGAAGAAAATCCTGCGCGTGCACGTTATATCCAGACCGTATGGGGTGTGGGTTATGTCTTTGTTCCAGATGGTGCTGAATAA
- a CDS encoding FFLEELY motif protein — translation MSKLAVLDDLLAHYYQLAYHTRSDILSRLEDVQAWQKVRMQRTHRAHFAEKQNLLMSEYFLNRLYGGADFDALAEQIARLMKYAHKAEKVIPENAIKTGTSGVELAILAVQLDEQVAIQLLQDYHPHEPLTDEMMRLTYLKLDQGEARLKQLALLDQLGMSLDKYMRSFVVYAAFKMCKGAANKYNFQVMYEFMQDGFLAMKPLKSAEKFVRTFTATERQIIDKVHSGDPLPFQ, via the coding sequence ATGTCCAAACTTGCCGTACTCGATGATCTGTTAGCGCATTATTATCAACTGGCTTATCACACCCGGTCTGACATTCTAAGCCGTTTAGAGGATGTACAGGCCTGGCAGAAAGTCCGCATGCAGCGCACCCATCGCGCCCATTTTGCTGAAAAACAAAACCTGTTGATGTCCGAGTATTTCCTGAACCGTCTCTACGGCGGCGCTGACTTTGATGCGCTGGCAGAACAGATTGCCCGGCTGATGAAATATGCGCATAAAGCAGAAAAAGTTATTCCGGAAAATGCCATTAAAACCGGCACTTCAGGTGTAGAGCTGGCTATTCTGGCGGTACAGCTGGATGAACAGGTCGCGATTCAGTTATTACAGGATTATCATCCGCATGAACCGTTGACTGACGAGATGATGCGCCTGACCTATCTCAAACTGGATCAGGGTGAAGCACGCTTGAAACAGCTGGCTCTACTGGATCAGCTCGGCATGAGTCTGGATAAATACATGCGCTCCTTTGTGGTCTATGCGGCCTTCAAGATGTGTAAAGGCGCGGCGAATAAATATAACTTTCAGGTAATGTATGAATTTATGCAGGATGGTTTTCTGGCCATGAAGCCACTCAAATCGGCAGAAAAATTTGTACGCACGTTCACTGCTACCGAACGCCAGATTATCGATAAAGTACATTCTGGCGATCCGCTACCATTTCAGTAA
- the pap gene encoding polyphosphate:AMP phosphotransferase produces the protein MRMEQPQFQLMDEDQLSVELIDAQYNLKKTRGQKNAKSLVILVNGIELAGKGEAVKQLREWVDPRYLRVKADKPQLAGPKQTLWQPYARFIPAEGQIMVLFGNWYSDLLGSAMQAESPLSDAQFDEYLQEMQAFEQDLKNNHVDVIKVWFDLSWKVLQKRLDAMDPIETHWHQLHGLDWRNRKEYDTLQRLRQRFTEDWFIIDGEDEQQRDQQFAQYILSALKHCPDHPARAKGRWKQAKIPEQLKHPSKTQAQPEDYKPELKKLTAKVAKAMRSDSRNVVILFEGMDAAGKGGAIKRIVKKLDPREYEIHTIAAPEKYELSRPYLWRFWTKLQTDDDICIFDRSWYGRVLVERVEGFSSPVEWQRAYAEINRFEQSLVKHQTVIVKIWLAISKEEQAARFKAREDTPHKRFKITEEDWRNRERWDDYLKAAADMFEHTSTEEAPWHIIASDDKHTARVEVLKAILKQLQAE, from the coding sequence ATGCGTATGGAACAACCACAATTTCAGTTAATGGATGAAGATCAGCTGTCTGTCGAGCTGATTGATGCCCAATATAATTTAAAAAAGACCCGGGGCCAGAAAAATGCCAAAAGTCTGGTGATTCTGGTGAATGGCATTGAGCTGGCCGGCAAGGGTGAAGCGGTTAAACAGTTACGTGAATGGGTCGATCCGCGCTATTTGCGTGTGAAAGCCGATAAGCCTCAGCTAGCCGGCCCGAAGCAGACCTTGTGGCAACCTTATGCACGTTTTATTCCTGCCGAAGGCCAGATCATGGTGCTGTTTGGTAACTGGTACAGTGATCTGCTTGGCAGTGCCATGCAAGCTGAAAGCCCGCTGAGTGATGCACAGTTTGATGAATATCTGCAAGAGATGCAGGCCTTTGAACAGGACCTGAAAAATAACCATGTCGATGTGATCAAGGTCTGGTTTGACCTGTCCTGGAAAGTCTTGCAAAAACGTCTGGATGCCATGGATCCGATTGAAACTCACTGGCATCAACTGCATGGTCTGGACTGGCGCAATCGCAAAGAATATGACACCTTGCAGCGCCTGCGTCAGCGCTTTACCGAGGACTGGTTCATTATTGATGGCGAAGATGAGCAGCAGCGCGACCAGCAATTTGCCCAGTATATCCTGAGTGCCTTGAAACATTGTCCGGATCATCCCGCCAGAGCCAAGGGAAGATGGAAACAGGCCAAGATTCCCGAGCAGTTAAAACATCCTTCCAAGACTCAAGCCCAGCCAGAAGATTACAAACCGGAACTAAAAAAATTAACCGCGAAGGTCGCCAAAGCCATGCGTTCCGATTCGCGTAATGTGGTAATTCTGTTTGAGGGCATGGATGCTGCTGGCAAGGGCGGCGCGATCAAGCGGATTGTCAAAAAACTGGATCCACGTGAATATGAAATTCATACCATTGCCGCACCAGAAAAATATGAGCTGAGCCGTCCTTATTTATGGCGCTTCTGGACCAAGCTGCAAACCGATGATGATATCTGCATTTTTGACCGTTCCTGGTATGGTCGGGTATTGGTAGAACGGGTAGAAGGGTTTTCCAGTCCGGTAGAATGGCAGCGAGCTTATGCGGAAATTAACCGTTTTGAACAGAGCCTGGTCAAGCATCAAACGGTGATTGTGAAAATCTGGCTGGCCATTTCTAAAGAGGAACAGGCAGCACGGTTCAAGGCGCGTGAAGATACACCACATAAGCGTTTTAAAATTACTGAAGAAGACTGGCGTAACCGGGAACGCTGGGATGATTATCTGAAAGCGGCAGCCGATATGTTTGAACATACTTCGACTGAGGAAGCGCCTTGGCACATTATCGCGTCTGATGATAAACATACCGCACGGGTCGAAGTACTAAAGGCTATTTTAAAACAACTTCAGGCAGAATAA